The nucleotide window AAGAAGACCGGAAAAAAAGGCGGATTCGGAAAATTTTTGGGCTTCGTTGAACGTGCGGGCAATGCCCTGCCGCACCCGGCCAGTCTTTTCGCCGGCCTGGCCGTTTCGGCCCTGGTGTTTTCCATGCTCGGCAGCCGTCTCGGCTGGACGGCCGTGCACCCGGGAACGGGCGCGGAGGTGAACATCGTCAACCTCCTTTCCAAGGACGGTCTTCATCGGATCATTCTTGAAATGGTCGACAACTACACCGGCTTCGCGCCACTGGGAATCGTCATGGTGGCGCTTCTGGGCATCGGCATCGCCGAAAGCAGCGGGCTGATCAGCGCGGCCATCCGGCTCATGGTTCTCAAAGCCCCGGCCCGGCTTCTGACTTTCGTCATCGTGTTTTCCGGAATTCTTTCCAACATCGCGTCCGACTTGGGTTATGTGCTGATCATTCCCCTGGGAGCCGTCATTTTTCATTCGGTGGGGCGCCATCCCATCGCAGGCATGGCGGCCGCTTTCGCCGGGGTTTCGGGCGGCTTCAGCGCCAATCTTTTTATCGGCACCATCGATCCCCTGCTGGCGGGTCTTTCCACCGAAGCGGCCAGAATTCTCGACGAGGCCTATTATGTTCTTCCGACCGCCAATTATTTCTTCATGGCGGCTTCCACGTTCATCATCGCCGTTTCCGGAACATGGGTCACGGAAAAAATCATTGAGCCGCGGTTGGGCGGGTATCAGGGCGATGTGAAGGCCGAGGCGCTCGAACCTCCTTCATCAAAAGAGAGAAAGGCGCTCAGATGGGTGCTGGCGGTGATCGGCCTTTGGCTGATTTTGCTTTTGATCGGACTCATCCCTTCCGAAGGTTTCCTGCGCGGTCCGGACAACTCGCTGTTGCGCTCGCCGATTCTCAAGGGTTTCATCGCCTTTCTCTTTTTCTTCGCCGGATCCATGGGCGTCATCTACGGATTCATCACGGGCAAGTTCAAATCCGACGCCGACGTGGTCAAGGGCATGGTCGACAGCTTCAAAACTCTGGCCCCCTTCATGGTGCTTGTTTTCTTCGCCGCCCAGTTCGTGGCCTATTTCCGATGGAGCAACCTGGGACTCATCATCGCCATCAAAGGGGCCGCGGGCATACAGAACATGAACCTGGGCCTGATTCCGCTTCTCCTCATGTTCATTGTGTTGTCGGGCTTTATCAACATGTTCATGGGCAGCGCTTCGGCCAAGTGGGCCATCCTCGGGCCGATCTTCATTCCCATGTTCATGCTTTTGGGATATTCGCCGGAGCTTTCCCAGGCGGTTTATCGCATCGGCGACAGCGTGACCAATATCATTTCGCCCATGATGAGTTTCTTTGCGCTGATCATCGTCTATTTCGCCAAATACGACAAGAAAGCCGGCATCGGCACCCTGATCTCAACCATGCTGCCGTACTCCATCGTCTTTACCATCCTGTGGTCGATCTTGCTGATCCTCTGGGTCGTGCTCAACCTTCCCCTCGGACCCGGCGCCGGCATTTACTATTCGGGATAGAACGGAAAACCCGGCTCGAACTCGGAAACCTTAACGGGGAAATGAGGGGAATGACCCGTGTAGGACTCGAACCTACAACCCGCAGATTAAGAGTCTGCTGCTCTACCAGTTGAGCTAACGGGCCGAAAAATCCCCCTTAGTTTAGACAAGTCGCACTCCGATGTCAAACGCTCGGTTTTTCCCCGAAACGGTGACGGGTTTGCTATAATGATGGTTTAAAGGACGGAGATCATGAAGTTAAAAGCTGCGATTCTTTTTGCCGTGGTCGTCGGTTTCGCCGGAAACGCGATATCGGCCCAAAATCAGACGATCAACAACACCAAAAGGTTGAATGTGTTTCTCGACGTCGAGAGATCCATCGATGCGGATTTCATCCGGCAGGAAATTCCCGTCGTGGATTACGTCCGGGACAAGGAGCTGGCCGACGTCCATATCATCATCTCACGCCATCGGGTCGGCGCAACCGGGGAGACGTACTGCATCTCGTTTATCGGCTATGGGAACTTCAAGGATAAAAACTACGAACTGAATTGCTGGGCCCCCGCCTCGAACTCCTCCGATATGACTCGCCGCGAATACACGGAGATGATCAAAATGGGGCTCACCCCCTATCTGGCCGAAACAGGCGCGGCCCGCAGGATGCGGGTCACCTATGACGCGGTTCTCGTTGGGCCTGCCGACGAAGAGGAGCCCTTGAAGGACCCGTGGAACGCCTGGGTCTTCGAGATCTACGGCGGAGGCAACTTCAGCAGGGAGGAGACCCGAAACTCGCTCCATATCCGGTATGGCCTGTTCGCCGACAGGATCACCCGGGAGTCCCGAACGCGGCTGCGCCCTTACGGCAATTACAATGAAAGAAATTATGTGACCGACGACGGCACCATCACGTCGACAACCGTCCGGGGAGGGTTCGACAGTTATCACATTATCAGTCTCAGCGACCACTGGGCGGCCGGTGTTTTCGGAGATATTTTCATCAGCACGTTCGACAATATGAACTTCAGCGCCGTCCTTTCCCCCGCCCTTGAATACAGCCTTTTTCCCTACGATCAAGCCACCCGGCGTTCGATAACGCTGGCCTGGAGAATCGGAGCGGGATATTACGACTATGTGGAAGAAACGATCTTCGACAAGACCCGGGAGGTCCTTTTCGGACAGGCGCTTGTGGCTTCAGCCGCTTTCAGGCAGCCTTGGGGCGATGTCCGGGCCAGTCTGGTCGGATTTCACCACTTCCATGACATCCGATCCAACAGAACGGAGTTGTCCGCCAATTTGAATCTCCGGATCGTGGCCGGATTGTCGCTCAGCCTCAGTTCCCGATTCAATCTCATCAACGATCTTGCGGCCATCCCGAAAACCGATCTGTCGCTTGAAGAAATTCTTCTGGAACAACGCCGCAGGGCGACCTCGTATCAGTTCAGCGCGAACATCGGACTGTCGTACACGTTCGGTTCAAGAATCACCGGCATTTTCAATCCACGGCTCGATCTCTGATCGGTCTCCCTCGATCACAAAAGGGCCCGGGTCAGAAACGGAACATAGGTGATGAGGAGAACCGCCAGGATCCGGACGGCCATGAAGAGCAGGACGTCGCGGTAGACGCGCGGCATGGGTTCGTTGAATCGGTAGGAGGCCAGGAACAGGTTCATGCCGACGGGGGGGGTGAGATAACCGAGTTCCAGGTTGGCCAGGAAAATGACGCCGAGATGCACGGGGTCGATTCCGAAAACCTGACCCAGGGGGATGATCAGGGGCACGACCACGAGAATCGCGGAATAGATATCCATAAAACACCCGACCAGCAGCAGGGCCAGATTGAGGAGCAGAAGAAAAGCGTATTTGGACAGCATCGAGGATTCGACCCAGGCGCTGAGCCGGGTCGGAATTTGGGCATCGATGATGTAATAGGAGAGCCCGTTGGCCAGGGCCAGGATAATCAGAACGCCTCCGATGATGGGGACACATTTGGCCGCCACCCGCCGGAGATCTTTCAAGCTCAGATCCTGCTTGATGACAATCTCCACGAAGGCGGTATAGAGAACGGCCAGGGCGGCGCTCTCCTGAAGGTTGGTGATCCCGCCGAAATAGAGTCCGAAAACGCCGACCGGAAGGATGAGCTCCCAGGCCGACTGTCCGAGGGAAACAATCGCTTGGCCCGGCTGGAACGGCGGCCGCGGAATTTTCTTCTTGATGGAATACACGATCCCGATTCCGGCCACGGACAACACCAGAATCAAGCCGGGGATGATCCCTCCGACAAACATGTCCTTGATGCTGGTCTGCGCGGTCACGCCGTAGATGATCACGGGCAGGCTCGGGGGAAACAGGAGTCCGATGCTGCCCGAGGCCGTGAGAAGTCCGACGGCGAATCTCTTGGGATAGCCGGCATCGATCAGAATGAAGGAGAGAAGCCCGCCCAGGGCCAGGATCGTCACACCCGACGATCCCGTGAATGTCGTGAAGAAGGCGCAGACCAGAACGGCCATAATGGTCAGTCCGCCGGGAATCCAGCCGAAAAGGGACTGAAAGAACCGGACCATTCTCTCCCCGGCCTTGCTTTCCGAAAGAAGGAAGCCCACCACGGCGAACAGGGGAATCGCCGGGATGGCATGACCGGTCAGCACGGTGTAAGCCTGATTGGGAATGATTTCCAGAGGTTGTCCGGCATGGACAAACAGAAAAAACCCGATGCCGCCGAGGACAATAAAAATCGGGACGCCGAAAAAGGCCATGACGACGAGAAGAACAATCAGGGGAGTTGTCAGGGAAGCCAGAATCGGCTGGAGGATTTCCTGGATCGAGGCCAGGGGGCCCAGCCAGGTTTCGCGGGCGGAGCCCAGGACCTGGGAGAAAGGCCCGAAGGCAAAGAGGATTCCCAGCGGCACGGCGACGGCCGCAACCCAAAACCGACGTTTTTTTGACTCGAGTCCGGTGACGAAACGGAGACTCATCAGAAGGAATCCCGCGACCATGACCAGGGCCATGAGGCGCTTGGGGATGAATCCGATTTTTTCCCCCGGACCGAAGGCCATGCCGGCGAAGGACCAGGCGGTGAAGGCGAACGCCGCGGCCAGGGCGGCCGAGAGAACGGCCGCTGTAATATCCAGGACCGATTGGACGGATTTTGGAAGCTTCCAGTCAATGGCCAGTGACAGGTGCCTTTTCTCCCGCGACGTGACGGCGGCGGCGATAAAGGTCGCGGCCAAAACGAGGTGCTGGATATAGGCGGTCGAATGAGGCAGGCCCGTGTTGAAAAACTTGCGGGCGACGACTTCGCCGATCAACAGGACGGCCAGCAAAACAAGACAGAGAGCGACAAGAACATCTTCGAAGAGACGGCCGGCGCGGATGATTTTACCGGCCACGGTTTTTTCGGTATTCCCGGATATGCCCGATCATCGCATCGTAGACCGGCTTGGGGAAAGCCCGGCCGATGAGATCCTCGACGCCCTGGGCGGACACCTCCCGCCACTTGACCATGGCGTCGTCCGGCGGGTCATGGACGACCAGTCCATGTTCCTTCATGGTGGCCAGGGCTTCCTTTTCGAGGTTCATGGTCTGTTTGTAGAGATCCCGGGATATTCTTTCGACGGCATCCATCATCGGCTGCCGGAACTCGCGGGGAATGCTTTCCCAGGCCCGATCGCTGAGGAACATGCCGCCGACAAGAGGCGCCAAGGTCATCGACAGCATATGCGGGATAAGGGCGAAATACTGCCCTGATCCCGCGATAAGCGCCGGCAAATAGGCGGCGCCCACCGCCCCGCTCTGGAGCTGCACCATAAAATCCTTGATATCGCCCGGGACAACCTGGAATCCGGACTTTTTCCAAATCTGCTCCAGTTCCGGGTCGCCCTGAGTGACGCTCACTTTAAATTTTTTCAGATCGTCCGGGTAGATGACCGGGTCCTTGGCGAAAAAGTGAACCCATCCGGCCAGTGTCCACAAAATGACCTTGAATCCCTTGTCCTCGATCTCTTTCTCAAAGACCGATTTCATGCGATCGAAGACGAATTCGAATTCCTCCTGGGAATCGAATATAAAGGGGAGGTTGAGAACCAGGACGGATCGTTCGATCTTGGTGATGCCCATGTTGGTGAAGACCCCGCCCTGGAGCGCGCCCAGGCGGATTTTGCGGATCATGTCCATTTCCGTTCCGGCGATTCCCCCGGGGTAGATTTTGACCTGAACCTGCCCGCCGGAGATCTTTTCCCACTCGCGGGCAACTTCCTGAAGCGCCCGGTCCCAGGGCGATCGGGCCGGGGCGACGGATCCGATCTTGATGACGACGGCCGCCCGAAGGTCGGCCGCGGCCGCAATCAGAAGAATTGCGGCCGTGCAGAGAATCATGAATTTTTTCATTGAATATCTTCCTGTCCGGCCGGGTCGGAATTCCCGTCAAGCTCGATGAAATAATCGTCGATGTTATCAAGCAGCCATTTGGCCTTTCGGCGGTTGAGGACATTGACAAGGCGGTTATCCGGAAGCCGGTCGGCATCGAATTTCAGGACCTGGGAGAGAAGATCCCTGAACTCCGCGGCGTTCTGCTCCTTGACACAGACGGTCACGGCCAGGGCCACGAGATGCGAGGTGTTGGTCTCTCCCGACACGGTCTTGGCCCGTTCGAAATGCTCGCGAGCCTTCTGCAGATCTCCCCCCATATATTCTGGAAGAGAGCCGTAGTAATAAATGTAGAAAAGCTCCACGGCCGCCGGGTCGTAACCGGGATCGACCTGGTGCACTCTTTCCATCAGCGAGGCGGCCTGTGGAAGCGTCAGGCCGAATTTCATGTCGAAGGGGTCGGAGCCGAAGGCGCCGACCCAGCCGAGCGCCGTCCAGTACAGAAATCCGGCGTCCTGCCGTCCGAACACGGCCAGCGCGTCACGGTATCGGCGGTTCTTGAGCTGATCCAGGAGTGCGGGGTTCTTTTTTTCAAGATGAACGAGAAGGATGTCGCGGCCGCGCAGGTAAAGATTCTTGGCCCGCCGGAACAGGAACTCCCGGGTTTCCAGATCGCGCTTCGGCGTCATGTCCGCGGGGGTCTGGATGAAGGCGTTGGCATAGGTGATATAGAGACTGCCCGTCACCAGACGCAGCCCTTCATGATCGGGAAGCGAGGTCAGGAGCGTTTCATAGAGCTTGATGGCGAAGGGCAGGGCGTCTCCGACGAGTTCGGGATCATTGTCCTGTGTGAACACGCCCCCCGATCCCGGCGACGTCATCATTCCGGCGACTTTTTTCAAGGCCAGTTTTTCCACGGAACAGGACGCCGTCAATAGAAGCGCAACAAAGGCGGCGATCCCGGTTTTCATTGTCTTGTTCATGATCTTCCTCAATATTATGAACAAAAAATCCGGAGAGTCAATTGATAACCGCGAGGCCGGCTCTCGGATCCCTCAGCCTGATCCGGCCGTCTTCCTGACCGCCGACAATCCTTCGGCGGTGGCGATGAAAACGAGAACATCTCCGGGACTGAGACTCGTGTCGTCCGGCGGCTGGAAACGGAATTCTTCCGTGTCCGCCTTCCGCATGGAAACGAGAAGGGCCCCGGGAACCGCCTTGAGGCCCGAGTCGGCCAGTGTGCGGCCCGCAAGCGGCGAATCCTCGGGGATCACCGATTCCTCGACGCGAAGGACCTGGTCTTTTCCGTAAAGCATCTTGTCCAGGAAAGAGACAACGGCGGGCCGGACCATCTGGGAGACCATCCGCATGCCGCCGATATAGTCCGGGGAAACGACATAATCCGCGCCGGCTTTCCTGATCTTATCGTGCGATCGGACATCGATGCCCTTGGCGATGATGCGAAGCCGGGGATTGAGACTTCGGGCGGAGACGGCCGCAAAGAGATTGGCCTCATCGGTCGGCAGAGAGAGGATGATCCCCCGTGCCCTCTCGATCCCTGCCTGACGGAGCGCGTCGTCGTCCGCGGGATCGCCGACGATATGAAGGAACCGTCCGGATTCCATAAACTTTTCCATCCGCTCCGCCGAGACGTCCACAACGACGAAATCCCGTCCCGTGGCCCGGAGCTCCCGGATAACGGTTTCCGCGGTTTCGTCCGAACCGCAGACGATGATATGGCCGGAAATGCGGCCGATGTCCTTGTCCATGCGTTTTCTCCCAAGGAGACTCTTGAGCTCCCCTTCCACGATGAAAGCCGTGATGGAGGTCACGGCGAAGGCGATCGTGCCCAAGCTCAGGATAATGTAGATGAGAGTGAAAAGGCGAGCTCCGGGATTTCCGGTAAGATCGTGGACCTCCCCATATCCCACTGTGGCCACCGTGATTACGGTCATATAGGCGGCATCGAGAAGAGACCAGGATTCCCCACCGAGGATTTTGAAGCCGCCCACACCGATAGCACAGACCGTCAGGAATAACCCGGCGGAAACGATCACCCGTTTTCGGCTTTTCACGACATGTCCTTCGTTTTTCCGATTATAGCCGATGGCCGGAGGAGAACACAACGCATTGGCCTGGATTTCCATTGTCCGGCCCCCGAATCCGATGATACAATGCCGCCATGAAAATTTTGAAAAGCGGCGCGACACCCTCGGCCATTGTAGCCCTGTCTCAGAAAATCACCCGGATGAGCCGGGAGCGGAATGTGGAGTTCCTGCGTCTCGAACGCGGCATCCCCGGCGTTCGACCCATCGACCTTCAATCCGCCCTGCCTTTCATTCCTTTCAATGCCCCTCAACTTCAAGCCTATCCGCCCTCGACCGGCCGCGAAGATCTCAAGACGGCCGTCAACGCCTCCTATTTCGCGGGGCAAACCCGGTCCGAGCGCATCATCGTCACCCCCGGGGGTTCCATGGGACTCGATATCGCCTTTCAAATCCTGGATGTCGACAAGGTCTTTCTTCCGGAATTTCATTGGGGAACATACCGCAAGATCCTGCAAATACGGAACCGCAGTTGGGATTATTATGCCTCTCTCGACGAATTCACCGTCCGGCCGGAGCGATTCACCGGTTCCGCCGTGGTGATCTGCGATCCCGACAATCCCCTCGGCTCTCTTCAGCCCGCGGGGCGGGTCATCGATACGGCGGCCAATCTGGGAGCGGCCGGGGCCGCCGTTCTGGTCGATTGCCCCTACCGCCGTCTTTTTCTCGACCCCTCGGACGGTTTCTATGAGGCCCTGGCTCGGCTTGAAAACGTCGTCATCGTCGAAAGCTTCAGCAAGTCTCTCGGCCTCAGCGGACTGCGCGTCGGTTTCGTTCACGCCTCCGACCCGGACTTCCTGTCCGAGTTTTCCCTGCGCCTGGCCCTTCCCACAAACGGTGTCGACAACATCGCCCAGGCCTTCATCGAGCATTTCCTGGCCCGCCCTGAGGGGAGGGCCGCGGCCGAGACCTACCGGACGGCGACCGCGGAACACACCGCAAAAAATCTCGCTTTTCTGGAAACCCGCGGTTTACTGGCTGCGGAGTTTTACCGGGAGGCAAAATGCCTGGGGATTTTCGCGATCATCAACCGGACCCCGGAGGAACTTCTGGAGTCCCGGATCGGCGCCATCTCTCTGGCCGCCTTCACCGAAACACGGAAGGATCAGACGGCGGGATACGCCCGCATCAACATCGCCGTTCCCCACGATGCGTTTGTCGCGTTTTTCGAAGCCCACATGAAAAGATTCCCGTCGGGCTCCGCAGGGTGAAGCGCGGCGGGCCGCCCGTTTTCAGGCTCTTCGGCCGTCTCGACCTCCGAAAACAAAAGAAAAATAATCAAAACAATGATCGCAATCACAATCAGAATAATGCCGAAAATGATCCAGGGACTGAGTTTTTTCATGCCGCCCTCCTGTCGATAGTTTATCAAAGCCGCAAAGAACAGACAAATGAAGGGAATCGGATGGCGCGCCTGAGAGGATTCGAACCTCTGACCTACGGATCCGGAGTCCGTCGCTCTATCCACTGAGCTACAGGCGCGTGTTCCGGGTTCGCCTATTGTATGCATCCCGCGACCGGAAATCAACTGCCGCGAAAGGGTTCCCTGTGACATCGCGGATTGCGATTCATGACTTCGGCATAGAAAAATGTTGAAATCGGCCGGAAAATGAATATTCTTTAAGATGCATGAAACGCCTCGCCGCGGATGCCCTGCTCTACAGCGTCAAGCACCAGGGCGGCGGAAACTTCAAAGTCGATACGCTTTAACGGAGTTTGGCGGCGAGAGCCTCGGCTCTTTCCTTATATGAGGGGTGAGCGGCGGCCCTCTCGGCGGCGGACAGGGCGTCGTCCTTTTTCCCGGCGTTGGCATAGCCCGCCGCGGCTCCGTACCAAGCACCGGCCAGCGCCTCGTCGAGCTTGCGTATTTTTTCCTGTTGTTTTGTCCGCATCCGGGACTTCCGGTTTTCAGCCAGAGGGGCGCTCTCGATTTCACCGAGCCGGGCCCGGCCGGCCTGAAGGCCGCTTTCCGTGGCCGCGGCGGCCTTGGCGAACCATCCGGCCGATTCAAGCCAGGCGCTTTCCCGGGCCCGGATGTTGGCCAGCCCGAACAGCGCATCGGTATTCCTGGGGCCGTATTCGAGCGCCTCGAGAAAATCGGCCGCGGCCTTGTCCAGATGCCCGAGCTCGAGATTCAGGCGGCCGGAGAGGCCGAAGACTTCGGTGTTGGTCGGCAGGCGGCCCTTGGATTCCTGAATGTGTCCGACCGCTTTTTCCGGTTCCTTGAGCGCCGAGAGGTTCCGGGCGATCCAGTAATGGCTCTCCCCGACAAGGTAGAATCCCATTTCCAGGTTTTTCTCCAGGACCGCGATCGCCTCCTCGTGTTTTCCCATGGCGCTCAGGCAGACGGCTTTGCCGAGCAGCGCATCCCGATAGCCCGGCTCGATGTCCAGCGTCAGATCATAAAACTCCAGGCTCTTCTCAATCTCTTCCGTCGCAAAATAGAGAGCGGCCAGAAGGATTCGTGTCTGGGGCGACTCGGGAATGCCCTCGAAGGCCCGGAGGAGATGGGATTCGGCCTCGAGAACGGCACCCCGGCGAAGAGCCTCCTGACCGAGATGGTAGTGCGCTTCATAAAAGGCGGATTCCCGGGTGAGAAGGCCCTTGAGAGCCTCGGGGTCCTCTCCGCCGCAGACGGCATTCCGATAGAGAAGGAGCATCGACCCGGGAAAAGCCTCGACATAGGCCGCCGGATCGATCCGCCGTTCGGCAAAGATCCCCTGGGAGCATTTCCAGGCCGTAAAAATATAGCCCAAGAACTCGTCCGCGAGCGACCGGGCGGCGAGGTCCTCCTCCATGACCAAGACTCTTTTCCGGACCTCCTGGAAATCGGTTTCGAATTCCGGCACAATATCGATCTCGGTGATGATGCCTCGCGTACTCTTCGGCACAAGCCAGGCCATTTCGAGATAGGGCCGATAACCGGCAAGGGAGGCGTTGGCCTCAAAAACCCGACGCGCCGCCTCGAAATTCCGGAGGCCTTTCATCCCCATCTCTCCTTCACGGAGCGAAAGGAGAAGAAGGGATTTGAAAAACGGCGCGGCCGCACGGCCTCGGAGGCCGGGAAAGGCATAGGCTTCGGCATAGATCCGGGCGGCCTCGCGGATGGTGACATACGCCCCGCGTTCCAGGAGGGCGTCGGCTTCGGTCAGCCGCTCCTCGATATCGGGCGGCGGGGACGGTCCCGGGCCGGGAAGAGTCGCACAGGAGACGGTCAGAAAAAAGAAAGCAAGTCCGGCCGTCGCGGCCGCCATCGTCAAAATAAGATTTTTTCCTTTCATACGGCCTCCCGTTTCCTCTTTTCCTCACAATTCCGGTTTCATGACTTTTAATATACATGAAATCCGTTCCCTCCTGATAGCGCCTGTCTTTGACAGGCGATCCCTGCTTTGTTAAAGTTTCCGAAGTCGTTATGAAGTCATTCCCGACCGCCATCCCGCAAAGGAGCCTCTCATGAAATCTTTGAGGAATTTCGCAGTCTTCATGGTTCTGATTTTCTCTTTCTTCTTCGCAACCGCCGCAGGAACACAAACCGAAGAGGCGCCGGGCCGCCCGCGCCCCCTGGAACTTCAGGACATTCTGGCCTGGAAATCGATCGGAGCGCCGACGATTTCACCGGACGGCACCTGGCTGGCTTATCGCCTGAGCCCGGTTGAGGGCGATTCCGAGGTCGTCGCCCGGAGAATCCGGGACGACCGGGAATGGCGTTTCCCCGCCGGCGATGCTCCCTCCTTCGTTTCCGGAAGGGATATCGCCTTTTCCGAGGATGGAACATGGTTGTGTTTCCTCGCCCATCCGACAACGTCGGAGGCCAAAAAACTGAGAAAGGAAAGAAAGCGTATCCAAACCCGGGCCGTCCTGGTCGAATTGGCTTCCGGAGAAAAAACAGAATTCCAGGCCATCCGCGGCTTTTCCTTCTCCGGGGAAAATCCGGGGTGGCTGGCCCTCCATAAATATGTTCCCGAGAGTCAGGAAAAGGAAAAAGATGCCTGGACCGGCTCCGATCTCGTTCTTCGTGAACTGCGATCCGGAAAAGACATTGTGCTCGGTAACATCGCGGAATTCGCCTTCGACCGCAAGGGGCGCAGGCTGGCCCTGGTCGTGGACACGTTCGGTGGCGAAGGAAACGGCGTCCAGATCCGCGACATGACGACAGGTGCGCTCTTCGCGCTGGACAGCGGCAAGGCATTCTATAAAGGGCTGACCTGGTCTGAAAAGGGTGAAGGGCTGGCTTTTCTGAAAGGCGTCGAGGACAAAGCCTTCGAGGACAAGCTCCAGGCCGTCCTGGGATTTTCGGGCTTCGAGGCCGGAACCAATAAAATCCGGAAGATCCACTACGATCCGAAAGACGATCCCGCCTTCCCCGCCGGCATGACCATCAGTTCCCAACGCGCACCGCGCTGGACGGAAAGCCTGGACGGGCTCGTTTTCGGCATCGCCGAAGCAAAGAAAAAAGCCGGGACGGCGCCTGCAAGCGAAGAGAAAAAAGCCGAAACTCCGGTCGCGGCTTTGGATGATGAGGAGATTCCCGGCCTGGTCGTCTGGCATTGGCTCGACCGGCGCCTCCAATCCCAACAACAAGTCGAGGAAAGGCGGGACGCCGCGTTCAGCTTCCTGTCCGTTTATCGGGCCAAAGAGAATCGATTCATCCGGCTGGCGGACGATGATCTGCGGCGCATCGAGGCGGCGCCGCGGGACCGGTGGGCCGTGGGTCTCGACAACTCGCCCTATGAGCTTGACGGCAATCTTGACGGACGGCGGCATCAGGACGTCTATGCCGTCGATATGGCGACCGGGGAAAGAAAAAAAGCGATCGAAAATTGCCGCTGGTATTTCGGGTCGTCGCCCGACGGAACGCGTCTTCTCTACTTCAGGGACCGCCACTTCCATGTCTATGACATGCCATCAGGGCGTTCGGTGAACATCACCGCGGAGGTTCCCGTCTCCTTCGTCAACGAAGAGGACGACCACAACGTCATCGACCCGCCGCGACCGCCCGTCGGCTGGACCAAAGACGGCCTCTCCGTTCTTCTCTCCGATGGATGGGACGTCTGGAACGTTCCGGCCGGGAAAGGGCGCGCGGTCAATCTGACCGCGGACGGCCGCGCCGGACAAATCCGGTACCAGAGCCGCATCCGGCTGGATCCCGAAGAAAAGGGCATCGATCCGGCCGTTCCCCAGTATTTCTCGGTTTACGGAGAATGGACGAAAAAAACCGGGATCGCCCGGATCGAAATGGGACGTCCTGGAGCAGCCCGGCTTCTCTGGGACGACGCCGTCTTCAGCCGTCTCCAGAAAGCCCGAAAAGCGGACGTCTATCTCTACACCCGGGAGACTTCCGGAACGTTTCCCGATTATTATGCCGCCGGCGCCATGCTGAAAAACGGCCGGCGGCTCACGGAGGCCAATTCGCAACAATCGGATTTCCTATGGTCCTCGGGGGCCAGGCTCGTCGACTACACAAGCGCCAAAGGGGCCCGGCTTCAGGCGGCGCTCTTCCTGCCCGCCGGCTATGAGGAGGGCAAACGCTATCCGACCCTGGTCTACATCTACGAAAAACTCTCTCAATCCCTCAATCGCTATCTGATGCCGAGTCCCTATGGCTTTAACGCCGCGGCCTACACAAGCCGGGGCTACGCCGTTCTGATGCCCGACATCGTCTACACCATCAATGATCCGGGAATGTCGGCCGTATGGTGTGTTCTGCCGGCCCTCGACGCGGCCGTCGCGACGGGCGTCGTGGACAAGACGCGGGTCGGTCTTCAAGGCCATTCCTGGGGCGGCTACCAGACATCGTTTCTGATCACCCAGACCGACGCTTTCGCCGCGGCCGCGGCCGGAGCGCCCCTCACCAATATGATTTCCATGTACAGCTCGATCTACTGGAATACGGGATCGGCCAACCAGCCGATCTTCGAAAGCAGCCA belongs to Acidobacteriota bacterium and includes:
- a CDS encoding AbgT family transporter, whose protein sequence is MKTISKKKTGKKGGFGKFLGFVERAGNALPHPASLFAGLAVSALVFSMLGSRLGWTAVHPGTGAEVNIVNLLSKDGLHRIILEMVDNYTGFAPLGIVMVALLGIGIAESSGLISAAIRLMVLKAPARLLTFVIVFSGILSNIASDLGYVLIIPLGAVIFHSVGRHPIAGMAAAFAGVSGGFSANLFIGTIDPLLAGLSTEAARILDEAYYVLPTANYFFMAASTFIIAVSGTWVTEKIIEPRLGGYQGDVKAEALEPPSSKERKALRWVLAVIGLWLILLLIGLIPSEGFLRGPDNSLLRSPILKGFIAFLFFFAGSMGVIYGFITGKFKSDADVVKGMVDSFKTLAPFMVLVFFAAQFVAYFRWSNLGLIIAIKGAAGIQNMNLGLIPLLLMFIVLSGFINMFMGSASAKWAILGPIFIPMFMLLGYSPELSQAVYRIGDSVTNIISPMMSFFALIIVYFAKYDKKAGIGTLISTMLPYSIVFTILWSILLILWVVLNLPLGPGAGIYYSG
- a CDS encoding TRAP transporter large permease subunit; amino-acid sequence: MAGKIIRAGRLFEDVLVALCLVLLAVLLIGEVVARKFFNTGLPHSTAYIQHLVLAATFIAAAVTSREKRHLSLAIDWKLPKSVQSVLDITAAVLSAALAAAFAFTAWSFAGMAFGPGEKIGFIPKRLMALVMVAGFLLMSLRFVTGLESKKRRFWVAAVAVPLGILFAFGPFSQVLGSARETWLGPLASIQEILQPILASLTTPLIVLLVVMAFFGVPIFIVLGGIGFFLFVHAGQPLEIIPNQAYTVLTGHAIPAIPLFAVVGFLLSESKAGERMVRFFQSLFGWIPGGLTIMAVLVCAFFTTFTGSSGVTILALGGLLSFILIDAGYPKRFAVGLLTASGSIGLLFPPSLPVIIYGVTAQTSIKDMFVGGIIPGLILVLSVAGIGIVYSIKKKIPRPPFQPGQAIVSLGQSAWELILPVGVFGLYFGGITNLQESAALAVLYTAFVEIVIKQDLSLKDLRRVAAKCVPIIGGVLIILALANGLSYYIIDAQIPTRLSAWVESSMLSKYAFLLLLNLALLLVGCFMDIYSAILVVVPLIIPLGQVFGIDPVHLGVIFLANLELGYLTPPVGMNLFLASYRFNEPMPRVYRDVLLFMAVRILAVLLITYVPFLTRALL
- the dctP gene encoding TRAP transporter substrate-binding protein DctP, whose amino-acid sequence is MKKFMILCTAAILLIAAAADLRAAVVIKIGSVAPARSPWDRALQEVAREWEKISGGQVQVKIYPGGIAGTEMDMIRKIRLGALQGGVFTNMGITKIERSVLVLNLPFIFDSQEEFEFVFDRMKSVFEKEIEDKGFKVILWTLAGWVHFFAKDPVIYPDDLKKFKVSVTQGDPELEQIWKKSGFQVVPGDIKDFMVQLQSGAVGAAYLPALIAGSGQYFALIPHMLSMTLAPLVGGMFLSDRAWESIPREFRQPMMDAVERISRDLYKQTMNLEKEALATMKEHGLVVHDPPDDAMVKWREVSAQGVEDLIGRAFPKPVYDAMIGHIREYRKNRGR
- a CDS encoding TRAP transporter TatT component family protein gives rise to the protein MNKTMKTGIAAFVALLLTASCSVEKLALKKVAGMMTSPGSGGVFTQDNDPELVGDALPFAIKLYETLLTSLPDHEGLRLVTGSLYITYANAFIQTPADMTPKRDLETREFLFRRAKNLYLRGRDILLVHLEKKNPALLDQLKNRRYRDALAVFGRQDAGFLYWTALGWVGAFGSDPFDMKFGLTLPQAASLMERVHQVDPGYDPAAVELFYIYYYGSLPEYMGGDLQKAREHFERAKTVSGETNTSHLVALAVTVCVKEQNAAEFRDLLSQVLKFDADRLPDNRLVNVLNRRKAKWLLDNIDDYFIELDGNSDPAGQEDIQ